A genomic segment from Labrus bergylta chromosome 3, fLabBer1.1, whole genome shotgun sequence encodes:
- the apip gene encoding methylthioribulose-1-phosphate dehydratase, translating into MSSLCGTSNGCQDGGQEAAEKQEKEHPRVLIPELCRLFYQLGWVTGTGGGISLKRGDQIYIAPSGVQKERIQPEDMFVCDVEEKDISCPPAWKNFKKSQCTPLFMNAYTMRGAQAVIHTHSKAAVMATLLYPGKEFRITHQEMIKGIRKGTSGTNYRYDDTLVVPIIENTPEEKDLKDRMALAMEEYPDSCAVLVRRHGVYVWGETWEKAKTMCECYDYLFDISVQMKQCGLDPSALPTEEKGIV; encoded by the exons ATGTCATCTTTGTGTGGCACCAGCAACGGCTGCCAAGATGGAGGTCAAGAGGCCGCGGAGAAACAG GAGAAGGAGCATCCTCGTGTACTCATCCCCGAGTTATGCCGACTCTTCTACCAGCTGGGATGGGTGACGGGGACGGGCGGAGGGATCAGTCTTAAACGAGG AGATCAAATCTACATCGCACCATCAGGCGTCCAAAAAGAGAGAATCCAG CCAGAagatatgtttgtgtgtgacgtGGAGGAGAAGGACATCAGCTGTCCTCCTGCCTGGAAGAACTTCAAGAAGAGCCAGTGCACACCGCTTTTTATGAACGCCTATACCATGAGAG GAGCACAGGCAGTTATACACACCCACTCCAAGGCTGCTGTCATGGCAACGCTgctgtatcctggcaaagagtTCAGGATAACACACCAGGAGATGATCAAGGGGATCCGTAAGGGCACCTCAGGCACTAACTATCG GTATGATGACACTCTGGTTGTGCCCATTATTGAAAACACACCAGAGGAGAAGGACCTTAAAGACCGGATGGCTTTGGCAATGGAGGAATACCCAGACTCATGTGCTGTCCTTGTCCGCCGTCACGGTGTCTACGTCTGGGGAGAGACGTGGGAAAAAGCCAAGACCAT GTGTGAATGCTACGACTACCTGTTTGACATCTCCGTCCAGATGAAGCAGTGTGGACTGGACCCCTCAGCCCTTCCAACGGAAGAAAAGGGAATAGTCTGA